Proteins co-encoded in one Salvia splendens isolate huo1 chromosome 4, SspV2, whole genome shotgun sequence genomic window:
- the LOC121799140 gene encoding transcription factor MYB1R1-like: protein MAAMRSDTSAVEDGQCSRTGSEVSGGGIGFMLFGVRVLTEGSFRKSVSMNNLAQYDQLPQDSSHDVAAGYASDDVVHPSGRSRERKRGVPWSEEEHRLFLLGLQKVGKGDWRGISRNYVKTRTPTQVASHAQKYFLRRNNHNRRRRRSSLFDITTDAVVGSAIDDDQMYQENSPQPPPPTQQTKNLEKFPLPNFGMAISVPITTEPPMDNLSLGQVNQLTNSPKPIRPIPILPVPPSSKMAGLNLNKTTTAAANQPPPSLSLNLSMSSQAPPASQERHASAFQAMPAAGFNGSGGDSMISVA, encoded by the exons ATGGCGGCGATGCGCTCCGACACTTCGGCCGTGGAAGACGGCCAGTGCTCGCGCACAGGATCTGAAGTTAGCGGTGGCGGTATAGGATTCATGCTGTTCGGAGTGAGAGTTTTGACGGAAGGATCGTTCAGGAAGAGTGTGAGCATGAACAATTTGGCTCAGTACGACCAGCTGCCGCAGGATTCCAGCCACGATGTCGCCGCCGGCTATGCTTCCGACGACGTCGTTCACCCCTCCGGAAGGAGCCGcgagaggaaaagag GGGTTCCGTGGAGTGAAGAGGAGCACAGGCTATTTCTATTGGGGCTGCAGAAGGTTGGGAAAGGAGATTGGAGAGGGATTTCCAGAAATTATGTGAAAACCAGAACGCCTACTCAAGTCGCAAGCCATGCGCAGAAGTACTTCCTCCGCCGCAACAACCACAACAGGCGGCGCCGGAGATCCAGCCTCTTTGACATTACTACTGATGCG GTTGTGGGCTCTGCCATTGATGATGACCAAATGTATCAAGAAAATTCACCTCAGCCTCCACCACCAACACAACAAACCAAGAATCTTGAGAAATTTCCCCTGCCAAATTTTGGCATGGCCATCTCGGTGCCAATCACAACTGAACCTCCAATGGACAATCTGTCACTTGGTCAAGTCAATCAGCTCACCAATTCACCAAAGCCCATTAGGCCAATTCCCATTTTACCAGTCCCCCCATCATCGAAAATGGCCGGCCTCAATCTAAACAAGACAACAACAGCAGCCGCGAATCAGCCTCCTCCGTCTCTGTCACTAAACCTGTCCATGTCATCACAGGCGCCTCCGGCCAGTCAAGAGCGACACGCGTCCGCCTTCCAAGCAATGCCAGCTGCTGGCTTTAATGGGAGTGGTGGAGATAGCATGATAAGTGTTGCTTGA
- the LOC121800558 gene encoding uncharacterized mitochondrial protein AtMg00240-like, with amino-acid sequence MDLLRDAGLLGCKPSSTPMDSTKQLGQEVSKLMTDPSKYRRLIGRLLYLCITRPDVTFAMPKLSQYVSKLCNEHWAAAERVLKYIKGTPGHGLCYSRKVEPSLSIFSDADWAACPDTRRPDVTYTKLLGATSFHEILSKIDFKSLYCPS; translated from the coding sequence atGGATCTGTTGAGAGATGCAGGGCTACTTGGATGCAAACCTTCTTCAACTCCCATGGATTCTACAAAACAGTTGGGACAAGAAGTAAGCAAATTGATGACAGATCCATCAAAATATAGAAGACTGATAGGAAGATTACTGTATCTTTGCATAACGAGACCTGATGTCACATTTGCTATGCCCAAACTCAGCCAGTATGTGTCTAAGCTTTGTAATGAACATTGGGCAGCTGCTGAGAGGGTACTCAAATACATCAAAGGAACACCTGGCCATGGCCTATGTTACTCAAGAAAAGTAGAACCAAGTCTAAGTATTTTCTCAGATGCAGACTGGGCTGCTTGTCCAGATACAAGAAGACCTGATGTCACATATACTAAACTATTGGGAGCAACTTCCTTTCATGAAATCTTGAGCAAGATAGACTTCAAGAGTTTGTATTGTCCATCTTGA